CAAAGAAAGCCAGGGAACTGACGTTAAGGAAAAGCGCTTTAGACAGCGCACGACTTCCTGGAAAGCTTATTGACTGTTTGGAAAAGGATCCTGCAAAATGTGAAATGTACATTGTGGAGGGGGATTCCGCTGGAGGATCTGCTAAGCAAGGTAGAGACCGTCGTTTCCAGGCTATTTTACCTATCCGAGGTAAGATCTTGAATGTTGAGAAAGCTCGTTTACAAAAGATCTTCCAAAACCAAGAAATAGGAACAATTATAGCGGCTTTAGGTTGCGGGATCGGATCGGATAATTTTAATTTAAGTAAGCTACGTTATCGACGTATAATTATCATGACAGATGCAGATGTTGATGGCTCCCATATTCGTACTCTGTTATTAACCTTCTTCTATCGCCATATGACAGCATTAATTGAAAATGAATGTGTCTATATAGCTCAGCCTCCTTTATACAAAGTAAGCAAGAAAAAAGATTTCCGTTATATTCTTTCAGAAAAGGAAATGGATGATTATCTATTAACCTTAGGAATTTGCGACAGTAAACTGGTGTTTAAAAACGGAGATCGTGAAATAAGTGGAGAAGCTTTGGACAGCTTTGTCAAGCTGATCTTAAACATAGAAAACTTCATTGTTGCTTTAGAGAAAAAAGCTGTTCCTTTTTCTGAATTTTTAGAAATGCGCAAGGAAACTGTAGGCTATCCTTTGTACTATCGTCCTCCGCAAAGTGGGAAGCAGGGGGGACGCTATTTCTATTCTTCTGAGGAAAAAGAAGAAGAGATGGTGTCTGGAGAAGATTCGGATTCGACTAAGGTTATTGAATTATATAAAACGTCGATCTTTGCAGAAATTCAAGAGGAATTGCGAAATTATGGTTTAGATATTCGCCATTATCTCAATCCCAAAGATTCTGAAATGGTGATAACCAATGAAGATGCAAAAACGCTGCCTTATACTTGTTATACTTTAAAAGAGGTGATCGAGCATCTCAAAGCTCTGGGAAGAAAAGGTATAGAAATTCAGCGTTATAAAGGTCTTGGAGAAATGAATGCTGATCAGCTTTGGGATATAACTATGAATCCTGAACAGAGAACTTTAGTTCGTGTGTCATTGAAAGATGCTGTTGAGGCAGATCATATCTTCACCATGCTAATGGGAGAAGAGGTGCCTCCAAGAAGAGAATTTATTGAAAATCACGCTCTATCAGTTAAGATGAATAATTTGGATATTTAGGAGACGGTCATCACTATGTTGAACAAAGAAGAAATCATTGTCCCTAAAAATCTAGAAGAAGAGATGAAGGAAAGTTACCTTCGTTACTCTATGTCGGTAATTATTTCTCGCGCACTTCCTGATGTCCGGGATGGTTTGAAACCTTCGCAAAGACGTATTCTTTATGCAATGAAGCAGTTAAACCTCACTCCTGGAGCGAAGCATCGTAAATGTGCTAAAATTTGCGGTGATACTTCCGGAGATTACCATCCTCATGGAGAGAGTGTAATTTATCCTACGTTAGTGCGTATGGCTCAAAACTGGGCGATGCGTTATCCACTAGTCGATGGTCAAGGAAACTTCGGCTCTATTGACGGGGATCCTGCCGCTGCTATGCGTTATACGGAAGCCCGCTTAACCCATAGCGCGATCTTCCTCATGGAAGATTTAGATAAAGATACCGTAGACATGGTATCCAACTATGACGAAACGAAGCACGAGCCTGTTGTTTTTCCTTCGAAGTTTCCTAATCTTCTTTGCAATGGTTCCTCTGGTATTGCTGTCGGTATGGCAACAAATATCCCTCCTCATAACCTCGGGGAGTTAATAGAAGCCACGCTCTTGGTGTTGAGTAAGCCTGATGTCTCTATAGAAGAAATCTTAGAAGTCATGCCAGGACCAGATTTCCCCACAGGGGGATTGATTTGTGGTAGTGAGGGTATCCGCTCTACCTACTATACAGGAAGAGGAAAGATAAAAGTTCGTGCACGTCTTCATGTAGAAGAGAACGCGGACAAACATCGTGAGAATATCATTCTTACAGAGATGCCCTACAATGTAAACAAGTCAAGATTAATCGAACAAATTGCTGATCTTGTTAACGATAAGACTTTATCGGGTATTTCTGATGTTCGAGATGAATCAGATAAAGATGGTATCCGTGTTGTTCTCGAGCTTAAGAAGGGAGAGTCATCGGAAGTTGTTATCAACCGTCTCTATAAATTTACTGATATTCAGGTGACTTTCGGAGCCAATATGCTCGCCTTGGATAAAAATCTTCCAAGGACAATGAATATTCATAGAATGATTTCTGTATGGGTGCGCCACCGTACAGAGGTAATCCGTAGAAGAACTCGTTATGAGTTAAATAAAGCTGAAGCACGTGCTCATATCCTCGAAGGTTTCTTAAAAGCTCTTTCTTGTTTAGACGATGTTGTACACACAATCCGTAATAGTGAGAGTAAAGAACACGCTAAGCATCAATTGATTGAAAAGTTTGGATTTACTGAACATCAATCTATAGCAATTCTGGAGTTGCGTTTATACCAACTTACCGGATTGGAAGCTGAGAAAATTCAAAAAGAATACGATGAGTTAGTCAATAAAATTGCTTACTACAAACGTGTTCTTGCTGATGAAGGCTTAGTAAAAGATATCATTAGAAATGAACTTCAAGAGCTGCAAAAGCTTCATAAAACTCCTCGTAGAACGACGATAGAATTTGATGCGGATGACATTCGTGATATTGAAGATATTATCACCAACGAACCTGTGATTATTACAATATCAGGAGATGATTACGTAAAAAGAATGCCTATAAAGGTCTTTAGAGAACAGAAACGCGGTGGTCACGGTGTTTCCGGATTTGACATGAAGAAAGGTTCGGACTTTTTAAAGGCAGTATATTCAGCATCAACAAAAGACTACCTGTTGATTTTCACCAATTTTGGACAATGTTATTGGTTGAAAGTGTGGCAATTGCCAGAGGGGGAAAGACGAGCTAAGGGTAAACCGATCATCAATTTTCTTGAAGGTATTCGTCCTGGGGAACAGTTAGCAGCTGTTCTGAATATTAAGAATTTTGAAAATGCAGGATTCTTATTCTTAGCAACCAAACACGGTGTAGTCAAAAAAGTAGCTCTTGATGCGTTCAGCAATCCCAGAAAGAAAGGCATTCGCGCTCTAGAAATCGATGACGGTGATGAGCTTATTGCTGCTGTGCACATTACTAGTGAAGAAGAAAAGGTCATGCTATTCACAAGATTGGGGATGGCGGTACGCTTTCCTCATGATAAGGTGCGGCCTATGGGAAGAACAGCACGTGGCGTACGTGGGGTCTCATTGAAAAATGAAAAAGATCGTGTTGTTGCTTGTCAAATTGTTAGAGATGATCAATCTGTTCTTGTTGTCTGCGATAATGGCTTCGGGAAACGCTCTCAAGTAGAAGATTTCCGAGAAACTAATCGAGGAGGGGTAGGAGTACGTTCTATTCTTATCAACGAGAGAAATGGAGATGTTCTTGGAGCAATTTCTGTGACAGATCACGACAGTATCTTACTCATGTCAGCACAAGGACAGGCTATTCGTATTAACATGCAGGATGTACGTGTGATGGGAAGGTCCACTCAAGGGGTGCGCTTAGTTCACGTTAAAGAAGGTGATACCCTTGTTGCCATGGAAAAACTCTCGTTAAATGAAGATGAGACGCTAACAAATATTGAAGAAGAGAGTGCCTCACCACAAGTATAAAGGAATAAAGCCATGTTTATAGTGATTGAGGGATGTGAAGGGTCAGGAAAAAGCTCTTTAACACAACTTCTAAAAGATAAGCTTATGGCTGAAGGGAAAGCAGTTGTAGCGACGAGAGAACCAGGGGGCTCTTCCCTAGGTGAACGCGTGCGTGATTGGATTTTAGACCCCTCTACAACAGAGCTGTCTCCCTATACAGAGCTGTTTCTATTTCTTGCAGCACGTGCGCAACACATAACTGAAAAAATACTACCAGCTTTAGAATTGGGGAAAATTGTGGTATGTGACAGGTTCCATGATTCTACAATTGTCTATCAAGGGATCGTTGGAGGGCTGGGTAAGGAATATGTGACCAATCTCTGTCATTCTGTGGTAGGACAAAAAAAAATTCTTCCCAATCTTACCTGCCTTTTAGATATTCCTGCTGATGAAGGACTAAAAAGGAAACAACAACAAAAGTCTTTTGATAAGTTTGAAAATCAGTCTTTGGCGTACCATACAAAAATCCGCGAAGGTTTTTTATCTCTTGCCGAATCACGTCTTGACAGCTATCTTGTTTTAGATGCTCGACAACCTATAGAGGAATCACTTAACAAAGTTATGACCGCTTATACAGAATTAGCCTTATGCAAGTCGAAGGAAAGATAACGAATAAACCTTGGGAAGCTTTACTTGATAACATTAATCAAGGTAAGGTAAGCCATGCTATTTTATTGCACGGAAGCTCGTTATCGATTCTTTCTCAATATGCTTACACCTTAGCCTCTCATATTCTGCTAAGAGATACCCCTGAAGCACAGTATAAGATTTCCCAAAAAATACATCCTGATATTCAAGAGTTTCTGCCTTCTGGAAAGGGACGATTGCATTCTATAGAGATTCCTAGGGACATTAAAAAACAGATCGCCATACTTCCCTATGAAGGCCACTATAAGATTTATATTATTCATGAAGTAGATCGTATGACTTTACCTGCGATCTCCGTATTTTTAAAAGTCCTCGAAGAGGCTCCATCTCACAATGTAATTCTACTGACGTCTGCAAAACTTCAACGTATACCAGCAACGATTCTTTCACGGAGTTTATCCATACATATTCAAGGACAAGACAAGACTCTCCCTAATGAAGAAGAAATCGCCTATCTACTCAAGTATGCCTCAGGAGAAATGAGTATTACAGAAGTAGGAAAAATAGTTAAAGGTAGTGTAGATACAGATAAACAAGTGCTCAGAGATAAAGCTAAATACCTTTTAGAGGTTCTTTTAACATTATTTAGAGATAGATTTATACTTTCTTTAAATGTAAGTGCGAGTGCTATGACTTATCCGCAATACGCTAAAGGTATTCTTAATCTGCCTGTACTTCCTCTTGAAAAGGTACTTGTGATTATAGAAAAAGCCTATCAAGCTTTGGATAATTCTTCATCAGCGACAAGCTGTATGGAATGGGTAGCCTTACAACTTGCTTCACTGAATCATCGCTCTTCGATATTAACTGAACGTACTTGTCCATAGGGGAAGGGTTTCCTGCATTTTTTGTAAAACAAGAGCAGGAATTTCATGCCCGCCATTAAAAGAAATAAACTCTCCATGTAAACGTGAAGATAAGAGCTTGTTTAGCCGTTCCCCATGGTAATAAGGCAAAATAGCATCTTGATATCCGTGACTTTGAATAAAAGGCACCTTAGCACATAAATGTATATTATTTTCCCAGCCTTTATCTAATAGTAAAGCACCAGAACAAATTAAAGCGCCTCGATAAGGGATTTTTGAAGATAAAATCAGATGCGTGGTGATCATGGCACCTTGGCTGAAGCCTCCTAGAATAATATCGTATCGTGGACGATCCAACTCTTCAATCAGGTTTTCTAAAGCTGCTTTTGGTTTCTCAAAATCTATATTGAATAACTTTTGGTATTGTTCTTCTGTTTCCGGGGTAATATCCGGATTAGAAATCAAGCTCTGAAATAACGGAACGTCTAAAGGAAACCAAGCCCTTCCACCCCCAAATTCATAAGAAAGTTGTTCAATACCATGAGGAAATACCCATGTAGGACGTATACCTTTAAAAGGACATGCCGAAGGGAAAAATGCTAAATTGTCAGCATTTGCGCCGTAGCCATGACAAAAGATAATCACAGGATCATCAGGATCCCCAGGACAGACTATGGAATCTAATCCAGCAAACTTACGACGAAAAAATGAATACTCCATGAATGCTCTCAAAAGTAACTTACGGTAAAAATTGAGACCAAATTAGTCGGATTGATTTTAGAGATCAAGGGTTTCTTTGAACCAATAAGATATAGAAAAATTTATAATTTTTTCTTCTATAGAGGAAATAATTCATGTCATTTGTTTTAAATCACTTTAATACTTCTTATGAAATAGATTCTATATTGAAAAAATTGGATTTAGAAATATGTCTGTGTTAAAGTCTCCTATAAAAATACCACCCATTTCAGTGTTTTGCAGAGAAATATTAGGGAATGGTTAATTCTGGAGTTTTTATGTCTGACACAGATCCAGATGTTTTTTTACAACAAGCTGCAGATTATTTAGATCAAGGCAAGATTGTAGCCTTCCCTACAGATACAGTTTATGGTTTGGGGGTAGCATTAAATTATCCGAATGCCGAAGAGAAAATCTACGCTTTAAAGCACCGGGATAGGGGAAAATCGTTGGTCGTGTATGTGAATACTATCGAGGATATGGAAAAATTCTCGGGATGTACATTGTCAACACGCGCACTTAAGTTATCACAGAAATTCCTTCCTGGGCCTTTGACTTTGCTCGTTGACCATAAAAACCCTAGATTTCACCAAGAGAAACTAGGATTTAGGATTCTTTCTATTCCCATAGTGAACAAGCTCATCGATCTCGCGGGCCCGCTACTTGGCACTTCTGCAAACATTTCTAATTTCCCTCCAGCAATTACCTCTAATGAAGTGACGGAAGACTTCTCTCAGGAAGATATTTGTGTGATTCCAGGCTGTTGTTCCTACGGATTAGAGTCTACTGTAGTCTCTGCAGATCCTCTAAAGGTCTATCGTGAGGGAATGGTTCCTCGTCAAGTCATCGAAGACGTTGTAGGGGAAAAGGTAGAGACTTGCTTACACACACGTCACGTATTTTCTCAACACATACAAGTTTATACAGTTAAAGATGAAGATGCTCTCAACAGTTTTCTTGAGAAAAACTCTCGATTTCAGGGGGTCATCTGCAACAACCCTAAACCACGTGATTTTTACCCTACCCTAAGACAAGCATTAAGATCTGTCGAACCTGTAGCGGTATTTATCTATGATCCGGAAACATCAGCTTATCCGGAGCTCATCCCCTACCTCATTCCGTATAGTTATACATCCCCTCGGTGAACGTCATGATCATAGATATGCACTGCGACCTTCTTTCTCATCCAACTTTTTCCTCTGAGGATCCTTGCGTGCGCTGCTCTCCAAGTCAATTACTCTCTGGGGGAGTAAGAAAGCAAGTGTGTGCTATATTTACTGAGCATAGCGAGAGCTCTCCAACCGCTGATACACAAAATCAACGATTTTTTCACCTTCCTGATGCGGATCATCGTATCCGATTAATTACTTTTGACTCTGATAACGTCAATCATGACGCAGGGGAAAATACCCTCTCTATTATTCGTAGTATAGAAAATGCTTCGGGATTAGGTTCGGATTCTCAACACCTCAGTAAGCTATTTACAAAACTTCTAGATCTCTTTTCTATGGGGCCTATTGCTTATTTGGGGATTGTATGGAACGGAAGAAATCGTTTTGGCGGAGGAGCTTTTGACCCCTATAAACTTACCTCTGATGGGAAACGTTTATTAGAAATTATGCACCAATTGGCTATTCCTATAGACCTTAGCCATTGTTGTGATCAACTCGCCGATGATATTCTAGACTATACTGTAGACAAACTTCCTAATATGCAAGTTCTCGCTAGCCACTCTAACTTTCGATCAGTACAAAATATCCCCAGAAATCTTACTGATGCCCATGCAAAAGAAATCGCCTCTAGAGGAGGGGTCGTTGGTTTAAATATCGTAAATTACTTTGTGGGGTCTTCTTTACAAGGATTACAACAGCATATCTATCATGCTGAAAAATTGGGAATTATAGATCAACTTGTCCTAGGAACAGATTTTTTCTATTCTGATGAAAAAGAAAAGTTTTTCCCAGAGTGCTCTACAGCCCAAGATTATCCCAATATCTCTCGAATTTTATCCGATAATTTAAGTAGGGAATCTGCAGAAAAAGTCTTCTGGAAATCTGCTCAACAATTCTTAAATCAGACGATTCGTCTTCAAAAAGAACGAAGGAATATGTGTTTAGATATATAAAAAAAACCCGAGGCATTGTGCCCCGGGTTTGTGACGAGAGAGCTATATGCAGAAGAAAGAATCTTAAGATTCTTCTTCGTTAGCCTCTTCAGCTATTTCAGTATCGTTCTCGTCGCTATCTTGATCGCCTGGATCCGGTTGATCACTTGAAGACGCACTCCTAGAAGTTGGGGTAACAGCTCCAGAGGAGGACTTTTTAAATTTACTGAATAGGGCGGCAATGCGATTGCTACGTTCTGTTGGGCTACCAGAATGCCCATTTAATGAAAACGTAGAACTACTTTTTCTTAAAGGTCTAGGAGAAGAAGGGGGGAGAGTCGAAGGGGTAGGTGCTGACAACTGCCTTTGTATTTGTCTAATTGTTTCTTGAGCTGCGTCTAATTCTTCCGTTTTTGTCGCTAATATGCGTGTTAATCTCGTGATTTCAGAATCATGATCGGTGGTAAGCCGTTCCATTAAATCTTGCTGACTAGCAATAGCTCGATCAAGATTTTCGGATGTTTCCTGAAGTTGAGACGCTAACTCTCTAACTCTAGCCTCTAACTGTCCTGCCTTAGCTTGTTCACCTTCTAAAGCACCTCGAGATCTTTCAAGTTGTTCTTCTTTTTGACTGAGGCTTTCTTCCGTAGCTTGTAGGCGCGCTTCAACTGCCACTAAGCTTTCACGAGATTGAGTGAGTAGTTGTGAAAATTCGTCTAGACGAGTTTGCAGGTCACTTCCCAATTCTTTTGTAGTTGTTAGTTCTTGAGAAATTTCTGCAAGTTGTGCTTGAGATGCACTCACTTCTCCTTGCAATCGGTTAACCTCTTCTGTTTTCTGCTCGACTACTTGTTTCATATTAATAAGTTCAGTAGCCAAAACGACTTCACCCTCATTATTCGCCTGTGGCTTTTTAAGAATACGAAGAGCCACTCCAAAGGAAGCCAAACTCGTTCCAAGGGCAAGAACCGTTGCTCCTAAAGCAATAGAAAATCCCGCAGGTAAACTTGTAATTGTTAAGGTTAAGAGTAAAATACCGGATATAACTAAAATAATACCCACAGCAATAAGGGTCAAACTCACAGTCTTGCGACTAACGTGAGAGTTTTGGCAAATCCGATTTAATACAGAAACCCTTTGCAACGCCTCTTCATGAGAGGAGGACCTTAATATAGAAGGTATCATATCTGAAACTATTTAAAAATAACAAAACCAGTAGGATTTTAACAAATTCATTATTATTTTTTTAGAAAAAAGAAAAATTAAATAAATCTTTATAATAAATTGTTTAACTACAAGCAAATAATGAGATGAACCGTAATTAAAAGAATTAAAAGTTTTTCTTTGACTAAAAATAAGACCTATTACATAGCATCCAGTTCTTCTGAAGCATCTTCGAATGAGTCTTCATATTCATTGCTCTCAGAAAGAAGGCGAGAGGTTTCATCTTGAAGTTCTGTGTGCTCATTCATAGATTGAGGAAAGGTAAGGGCTGGTAAGCCAGCATGCGCATGATAAGTCGTGGAGGATGTAATGAAAAATCGTGAGAGTGAAGAGACGGATGAAGAAATCGTATCGAACCAGGTCGAAGTCACTTCTTCTTTGGGTTGAGGAACGGGAGTCGCTTCTAAAGTAGAAATACGATTTTGAAGATAACTAATTCTGACACTCTGTGTGGTAATCTGAGTTTGTAAATCTAGATTTCTTTGATTGGCTTGTTCTAAATTACTCTCTAATAGAGTTGAGCAAGATTTTGCACTTTCTACTACGCGTTCCGCAAGCTCTTTTTCGGCCTTTCGTTCTTGCTGTTCATACTGCATCAAATAGAGATGAGAAATGCCTTGAGCACTCAAGCTGAAGGTACGTATATCCTGAATTCCTCCAACAAATAAAGCGGCTCCTGTAATACCCAAACCTAGACTGATACCCGAGCGGAACCAGGTAGTTAAAAGAAGTTGGGAAATGACAGCATCCACTATACAGCCTATACCCAGAACGATTTTCATCATGGCGATGACTGTTCTTACTTTCCCCATAGGGTGTATTCTACCGTATGTGAGAATATCTAAAGAAGAAGGGAAGAGAATGGAAAGAATGGGATCTGTATTCTTTTCTTGGGGCACAGGCAATCCGTGTTCCCTGAGAACATGTCTAATCTCTAAATAATTTTTCCTCCAGATTGCGTTTTGATAGTAAACGATCTTAAGACAGTAGGCGATGGCTACTGAACCTATAACTATTCCTGATACGCCTAAAGGGATACTTAGAGCCGAGGCCAGTCCTAAAGGAAGAATCAATACACAACTGGCAACTATAAGAAGAATGGTTCCTAGAGCAAGAGCTGTAGTAACGGCGAGAAAAGTTTGTCGCTCATTTTTAATGAAATTAAGATTATTTGCTAATATGGAAATAGTTTTAACTTCATTATCTGAATTTTTAAATTGAATTTCAGGAGTAACAATCATAAGTTTAAGAAAAAATACTAAAAAACAATCATGTTACCACCTCATTATAAATGATGTAAATCTAATTTTATTTACAAAAAAAGAAGATTAGTTTGCGTATTCTAATAAACGCAACAAAATATCCTGCTATTCTTTTTTTTAAAATAATAGCTAAATTTTTTTTGAAATAGTTGCCTACATTTGGATTTAGTTAGAAGATCAGTTATACGATTGGCTCTTGTGATGAGAAAAAATGATGTCCACAGCTTCCTCTGATGAATCTACGAGGTACAAATATCCCGGACATGTATGCGTATAATGTAAGTTTTTCATCCACTCTACTAAAGGCCCCCAAAACTCCATGTCTACAAGAACAACAGGATGGGGCACCTCTAGGTATCTGAAGTTGTCCAGGGCAAAAAAACATTCACTTACGGTACCTAGCCCTCCAGGAAACACGATACATCCAGAAGCTTTGCCAACCATTCCTTCTAAACGATGAGAGATATGGGAAACCTGTAAACAGTTGTCTTTGGGTATATGATCATTCAACTCCTCACCCTTTAAGATAAATCCTAAAGATGTCCCCTCAGCTCGTACAGCACCAGCATTAGCCGCTTCCATAATTCCCGGACCTGCTTCAGTAACTACAGAGTACCCATGTTTAACTAACCCATGTTTAACTAATAGATATCCTATAGTCTGAGCTTTTTTATAATTTTCATCTGTAGGGCAGAGACCACCAGCGACAACTATCCAGGGACCATGATCTTGATGAAATTGTGTAGCGGAAATGATCTGCTCACAATCGTGAATATCCAGAGCTTCCCAATTTTGAGAAGAACCGACGGTAGGGGAAATACACAGTAATAATGTGAAATAAAAATAAAGAAATCGCATTCTATAGAACTAATCTTATTAATAAATGGATTACTATATATAATCCCCGATATTTAATTAACAAATACTATAAAGATAGAGCAGGGGGAAATTAGTTTATAAACTTTACACTATTTTAGTTATACGGTAGCGTGTATCTCTCACCCTATTTTAGGATAGGCATTTGTTATCCACAGACTTGAGAAATTAAAAATGTTTTCCTTGCAGATAAAATATTTCAAACAATTATTAAACATAAAATACGCGGTATTTTCTGCCTTATTTCTTTCTGCGACTACGGTATTCGCTCTAACATTCCCTGAAATAGCATTAGGATTTAGTGAGAAAGGACTTTCCACTATACTCATAGGTGGATGTGCTTTTCTATGTGCTAGAACTGTAGGTATACTGGTAAACCAGATCATTGATCGTGATATAGATAAGAAAAATCCGAGAACCGCTTTTAGAGTGTTACCCGCGAAAAAATTATCGATAAATTTTGTTTTCTTCATCACAGTACTGGCATCCTTATGTTTTCTAGTTCCCTGTATATTTATAAGTAAAGAATGCTCCTGGCTCGCCTTATTCGCTATTCTACTTATGATTATTTATGCCTATGCAAAACGTATCACCTACTTGTGTCATTGGATCTTAGGTCTTATTTATTACCTTGCGATTCTTATGAATTTCTATGCTTTATCTTCAGGGCCTCTCTCTTTAAAGATGTTCATCATAGCCTCCCTATGGGGAATAACGGCTGCTATGATCATTGCGGCCAATGACATTATCTATGCTATTCAAGATTTAGAGTTTGATAGGGCAGAGAAGCTCTATAGCATTCCTGCATGTTTTGGGAAAGCAAAGGCTATTCGTATTGCTTCAGTATGTTTACTACTCAGTTTGCTATCTTATGTCGCTATGGCCGTGCTTGCATCCTTTAGTAAATTAGGGCTTATATTGTCTCTACTCCCTGTATTCGTTATTGGGAAAACCATCAAAAACTATTACGTATTGGATAAGAAACATGTGAATCTCGAAAGATGTTTTTTCAAAGGAAACATCTACCTTGCTTTATCCTTTTTTATCGTCATGATAAGTTTATTAATTTCATAATCGATGGATACGAATGAAACGTTATATCGTAGGGATTTCAGGAGCTTCAGGAATCGTATTAGCCGTGAAACTCATAGAAGAACTATCTAAAATGCAACATGATGTTGAGGTTATTCTTTCTCCAGCAGCAATGAAAACGCTCTATTATGAATTGGATACCTCTTCTTTGCTGTCTTTAATTCCTAAAGAAAACCATCGGTATATTCACCAACACAATATCAAGTCTATAGAAAGCAAATTGGCTTCAGGGTCCTGTCGTGTTGATGGGACGATTATCGTTCCATGTAGTATGGCTACAGTAGCCGCGATTTCCATAGGCTTAGGAGATAACCTGTTAAGAAGAGTTGCTGATGTCGCTTTAAAGGAACGAAGGAAGTTGATCTTAGTTCCTAGAGAGAGCCCATTGCATTCCATCCATTTAGAAAACTTATTAAAATTATCGCAAAATGGGGCCATCATCTTGCCTCCGATGCCTATGTGGTACTTCAAACCACAAACGATTGAAGATATTACTAACGATATCGTCGGAAAAATTCTCTCTTTGCTAGATATAGAGAGCAATTTAGAAAAGATTTGGCTCAACCCAGCTTAATTGGTACGTTTACCATTGATGACTTCGTGAAGATTTTCAATAGCGATAAAAGCATAAGGATCTTCTCTGTGAACGATTTCTTTAAGTTGTGAAAGCTGTAAACGCTCTACAACAATATAAAGGATGTTTCTAGGTTCTCCAGAATAGCCACCTTCGGCTTGAATA
Above is a genomic segment from Chlamydia abortus containing:
- a CDS encoding LOG family protein, whose product is MRFLYFYFTLLLCISPTVGSSQNWEALDIHDCEQIISATQFHQDHGPWIVVAGGLCPTDENYKKAQTIGYLLVKHGLVKHGYSVVTEAGPGIMEAANAGAVRAEGTSLGFILKGEELNDHIPKDNCLQVSHISHRLEGMVGKASGCIVFPGGLGTVSECFFALDNFRYLEVPHPVVLVDMEFWGPLVEWMKNLHYTHTCPGYLYLVDSSEEAVDIIFSHHKSQSYN
- a CDS encoding flavin prenyltransferase UbiX — its product is MKRYIVGISGASGIVLAVKLIEELSKMQHDVEVILSPAAMKTLYYELDTSSLLSLIPKENHRYIHQHNIKSIESKLASGSCRVDGTIIVPCSMATVAAISIGLGDNLLRRVADVALKERRKLILVPRESPLHSIHLENLLKLSQNGAIILPPMPMWYFKPQTIEDITNDIVGKILSLLDIESNLEKIWLNPA
- a CDS encoding IncA family protein, which produces MIPSILRSSSHEEALQRVSVLNRICQNSHVSRKTVSLTLIAVGIILVISGILLLTLTITSLPAGFSIALGATVLALGTSLASFGVALRILKKPQANNEGEVVLATELINMKQVVEQKTEEVNRLQGEVSASQAQLAEISQELTTTKELGSDLQTRLDEFSQLLTQSRESLVAVEARLQATEESLSQKEEQLERSRGALEGEQAKAGQLEARVRELASQLQETSENLDRAIASQQDLMERLTTDHDSEITRLTRILATKTEELDAAQETIRQIQRQLSAPTPSTLPPSSPRPLRKSSSTFSLNGHSGSPTERSNRIAALFSKFKKSSSGAVTPTSRSASSSDQPDPGDQDSDENDTEIAEEANEEES
- a CDS encoding 4-hydroxybenzoate octaprenyltransferase, yielding MFSLQIKYFKQLLNIKYAVFSALFLSATTVFALTFPEIALGFSEKGLSTILIGGCAFLCARTVGILVNQIIDRDIDKKNPRTAFRVLPAKKLSINFVFFITVLASLCFLVPCIFISKECSWLALFAILLMIIYAYAKRITYLCHWILGLIYYLAILMNFYALSSGPLSLKMFIIASLWGITAAMIIAANDIIYAIQDLEFDRAEKLYSIPACFGKAKAIRIASVCLLLSLLSYVAMAVLASFSKLGLILSLLPVFVIGKTIKNYYVLDKKHVNLERCFFKGNIYLALSFFIVMISLLIS
- a CDS encoding L-threonylcarbamoyladenylate synthase, translated to MSDTDPDVFLQQAADYLDQGKIVAFPTDTVYGLGVALNYPNAEEKIYALKHRDRGKSLVVYVNTIEDMEKFSGCTLSTRALKLSQKFLPGPLTLLVDHKNPRFHQEKLGFRILSIPIVNKLIDLAGPLLGTSANISNFPPAITSNEVTEDFSQEDICVIPGCCSYGLESTVVSADPLKVYREGMVPRQVIEDVVGEKVETCLHTRHVFSQHIQVYTVKDEDALNSFLEKNSRFQGVICNNPKPRDFYPTLRQALRSVEPVAVFIYDPETSAYPELIPYLIPYSYTSPR
- a CDS encoding membrane dipeptidase: MIIDMHCDLLSHPTFSSEDPCVRCSPSQLLSGGVRKQVCAIFTEHSESSPTADTQNQRFFHLPDADHRIRLITFDSDNVNHDAGENTLSIIRSIENASGLGSDSQHLSKLFTKLLDLFSMGPIAYLGIVWNGRNRFGGGAFDPYKLTSDGKRLLEIMHQLAIPIDLSHCCDQLADDILDYTVDKLPNMQVLASHSNFRSVQNIPRNLTDAHAKEIASRGGVVGLNIVNYFVGSSLQGLQQHIYHAEKLGIIDQLVLGTDFFYSDEKEKFFPECSTAQDYPNISRILSDNLSRESAEKVFWKSAQQFLNQTIRLQKERRNMCLDI
- a CDS encoding CPSIT_0556 family inclusion membrane protein produces the protein MIVTPEIQFKNSDNEVKTISILANNLNFIKNERQTFLAVTTALALGTILLIVASCVLILPLGLASALSIPLGVSGIVIGSVAIAYCLKIVYYQNAIWRKNYLEIRHVLREHGLPVPQEKNTDPILSILFPSSLDILTYGRIHPMGKVRTVIAMMKIVLGIGCIVDAVISQLLLTTWFRSGISLGLGITGAALFVGGIQDIRTFSLSAQGISHLYLMQYEQQERKAEKELAERVVESAKSCSTLLESNLEQANQRNLDLQTQITTQSVRISYLQNRISTLEATPVPQPKEEVTSTWFDTISSSVSSLSRFFITSSTTYHAHAGLPALTFPQSMNEHTELQDETSRLLSESNEYEDSFEDASEELDAM